The sequence CCGCATTGTTTGTAATTTGAGGACATCTCAGAGCGTAAAAGCAGGTGAAAGATTTGGAATTATAAGATTTGGTAGCAGAGTAAATATTTATATTCCTATTGGTACAGAAGTAAGAGTTTCAGAAGGGCAAACTGTTATTGGCGGTGAGACAGTTATAGCAGATTTTAATAAACAAGAGAAGCTTACTTTTGATGTTATATGAATAACGATGAAAGTAACAGTAAATTTTTACCTATTACCAAGTTATTCCCAAACTTTATAACCTTATTAGGTTTATGTGCTGGCCTTACTTCACTTAAATTCACATTTAATGAACAATGGGAATTTTCAGCAATTTTTATTATCATTGCAGCAATAATAGATGGAATGGACGGCAGGATAGCCAGAATTTTAAAATCAACTAGCGATTTTGGAGCACAACTCGATTCTTTTGCAGATTTTCTAAATTTTGGTTCAGCACCTGCTTTTCTTTTATATTTTTGGAAGTTAAATGAAATTAAAGTTATAGGATGGATTTTAGTAATGATATATGTAATCTGCATATCAATAAGACTTGCAAGATTCAATGTTTCGCTACATTTAGAGCAATTATACTGGAAAAAATTTTTCTTTTCTGGTGTTCCAGCTCCTGTATGCGCTTTACTTGTTCTGTTTCCAATAATTATTACCTTTCAATCTCATGAAAGTGAATATTTACTTCTTATAGAGCAATTTTTTAACGTAAAGAATACAGCTTGTTACTTTTTGGCCATTTCATTTTTTTCGATAAGTCATATTCCAACTTTCTCTGCAAAATACATTTATGTTCC is a genomic window of Wolbachia endosymbiont (group B) of Germaria angustata containing:
- a CDS encoding CDP-alcohol phosphatidyltransferase family protein; amino-acid sequence: MNNDESNSKFLPITKLFPNFITLLGLCAGLTSLKFTFNEQWEFSAIFIIIAAIIDGMDGRIARILKSTSDFGAQLDSFADFLNFGSAPAFLLYFWKLNEIKVIGWILVMIYVICISIRLARFNVSLHLEQLYWKKFFFSGVPAPVCALLVLFPIIITFQSHESEYLLLIEQFFNVKNTACYFLAISFFSISHIPTFSAKYIYVPKSLSYIFVSFFGILIIFFISKPWITLPILGAVYILTIPISIGLYIHYAYKTSQLYKK